The following are from one region of the Leucoraja erinacea ecotype New England chromosome 35, Leri_hhj_1, whole genome shotgun sequence genome:
- the ckap2l gene encoding cytoskeleton-associated protein 2-like produces MEARARSGSVRMAESELRRQQLEAYLQRKGKLKVPGLTDRYYLGDKNNRKIQPRTAPFKVGLGNAQKHDAHTKQCELQSTNNPSRTNHVKSIAARNQVQHCSRTAGKNPALTQTVSMFPQVTTALFPMESNAEREIIVDESAQERQCLGNLKPENSTHYEFIHKSSNQEKENKCTVGTAQTAGQSTSTVLMNQFTQQVNDTPISRLKGTPSDNHSWAIGIDNIDRVPAVLRPVGKSGAAPTQARPVSSSRVAPAQARPVGRSRAAPAQARPVGRSRAPPAAARPVGKCGAAPAQARPVGRSRAPPAAARLVGRSRAAPAQARPVISSRVDPARARPVSSSRAAPAQARPVISSRADPARARPVGRSRATTAQARPVSSSRAAPAQARPVGRSRAAPAQARPVGRSRAAPAVARSGAVPSAPKVMGSARPSPRAAKPVSRLGAAPCAAKSRRAPHAAKQVSSSRALTCAAKSTVGMTAPNEPSKAEVVKNCGKLSKTEQQCESEQTMKSPCIASGPNGSNSIESRSLTIWKPFTRSAQRLHPTLVSPTRNIKVNKDAVQNISKLATSVMSTAKQRDDQSSITKTLKGKDERRKQLEEWLASKGKTYKRPPMPTPLKKVLKSVKKNLECSFLEALEEEQKSLADRVHHMLNDCMKLLERGSSPEQVSEALRNVPDGEKFAKYWICQAHLLELTGTMEAIIALFEQAVHSGAEPVEELRSALVETIMRNVHSHTSCTEKEDVKTEGFEESAVATPRTTVVESLFSKIDGHGSSVIKYRVTATPQVLRTNHLQSKIRSHGKQDLKFLTPVRRSVRIEHVSAWHPEMLREHDCCVASLNELLDEDEAETFVYRENKALLE; encoded by the exons AACTTCGAAGGCAACAACTTGAAGcttatctccagagaaaagggaaATTGAAGGTTCCAGGTCTGACTGACAG GTATTATTTAGGGGACAAAAACAATCGGAAAATACAACCAAGAACTGCTCCATTCAAAGTTGGGTTG GGAAACGCCCAGAAGCATGATGCTCACACAAAACAATGTGAACTCCAAAGCACGAACAACCCATCACGTACTAATCATGTCAAATCAATCGCTGCTAGGAATCAAGTTCAACACTGCTCAAGAACCGCTGGAAAAAATCCCGCCCTCACTCAAacagtttctatgtttccccaagTTACAACTGCATTATTCCCAATGGAGTCAAATGCAGAAAGGGAAATTATTGTTGATGAATCAGCTCAAGAAAGACAATGTTTAGGAAACTTAAAACCTGAAAATTCAACACATTATGAATTTATTCATAAATCAAGCaatcaagaaaaggaaaataaatgtacAGTAGGTACAGCACAAACTGCTGGACAATCTACCAGTACAGTTTTAATGAATCAGTTTACACAACAGGTGAATGATACTCCAATCAGCAGATTAAAGGGGACTCCTTCAGATAATCACTCGTGGGCCATTGGTATCGACAATATAGACAGGGTACCTGCTGTGTTGAGGCCAGTGGGCAAGTCTGGAGCAGCCCCCACTCAGGCCAGGCCAGTAAGCAGCTCAAGAGTGGCCCCCGCTCAGGCCAGGCCGGTGGGCAGGTCCAGAGCAGCCCCCGCTCAGGCCAGGCCAGTGGGCAGGTCCAGGGCCCCCCCTGCTGCAGCCAGGCCAGTGGGCAAGTGTGGAGCGGCCCCCGCTCAGGCTAGGCCAGTGGGCAGGTCTAGGGCGCCccctgctgcagccaggttggtgGGCAGGTCCAGAGCGGCACCCGCTCAGGCCAGGCCAGTGATCAGCTCCAGAGTGGACCCCGCTCGGGCCAGGCCAGTGAGCAGCTCCAGAGCGGCCCCCGCTCAGGCCAGGCCAGTGATCAGCTCCAGAGCAGACCCCGCTCGGGCCAGGCCAGTGGGCAGGTCCAGGGCGACCACCGCTCAGGCCAGGCCAGTGAGCAGCTCCAGAGCGGCACCCGCTCAGGCCAGGCCAGTGGGCAGGTCCAGGGCGGCCCCCGCTCAGGCCAGGCCAGTGGGCAGGTCCAGGGCAGCCCCTGCGGTGGCACGGTCTGGCGCAGTCCCCAGTGCACCCAAAGTCATGGGTAGCGCTAGACCATCGCCCCGTGCAGCCAAGCCTGTGAGCAGGCTTGGGGCAGCTCCATGTGCAGCCAAGTCTAGGAGAGCCCCTCATGCAGCCAAGCAGGTGAGCAGCTCCAGAGCACTCACCTGTGCAGCCAAATCTACAGTTGGAATGACTGCTCCAAATGAGCCTTCAAAAGCAGAGGTAGTAAAGAACTGTGGGAAATTGAGCAAAACAGAACAACAATGTGAAAGTGAACAAACGATGAAATCGCCATGTATTGCAAGTGGACCGAATGGATCCAATTCTATTGAAAGTAGATCTCTGACAATATGGAAACCTTTTACACGATCTGCTCAAAGATTGCATCCAACTTTGGTGTCTCCTACAAGAAATATAAAGGTCAATAAAGATGCAGTACAAAACATAAGCAAATTGGCAACATCAGTAATGAGCACAGCTAAGCAGAGAGATGATCAAAGTTCCATCACCAAGACATTGAAAGGAAAAGATGAAAGAAG GAAACAACTTGAAGAGTGGTTAGCTTCTAAAGGGAAGACCTACAAACGCCCTCCCATGCCAACCCCTTTGAAGAAAGTTTTAAAATCTGTAAAGAAGAATTTGGAGTGTTCTTTCTTGGAAGCACTGGAAGAAGAACAGAAGAGCCTGGCAGATCGGGTGCACCACATGTTGAATGACTGCATGAAGCTGCTAGAGAGG GGTTCCTCGCCTGAACAAGTGTCTGAAGCGTTGCGGAATGTTCCTGATGGTGAGAAGTTTGCCAAGTACTGGATTTGCCAAGCACATCTGCTAGAATTAACTGGTACGATGGAGGCCATCATTGCTCTGTTTGAGCAGGCTgttcacagtggtgcagag CCTGTTGAAGAGCTGCGGTCTGCACTTGTGGAAACCATCATGAGGAATGTACACTCTCACACATCCTGTACAG AAAAGGAAGATGTTAAAACTGAAGGTTTTGAAGAATCAGCTGTTGCCACGCCTCGTACAACAGTAGTGGAGTCTCTGTTCAGCAAAATAGATGGGCATGGTTCATCCGTGATCAAATACAGAGTGACCGCAACACCCCAAGTGCTCAG AACAAATCATCTTCAAAGCAAAATCCGATCCCATGGGAAGCAAGATCTGAAGTTCCTCACCCCCGTCAGGCGGTCGGTTCGCATTGAGCATGTTTCTGCTTGGCACCCTGAGATGTTGAGAGAGCATGACTGCTGTGTGGCCTCCCTGAATGAACTTTTAGATGAGGATGAGGCTGAAACATTTGTTTACAGAGAAAACAAGGCTCTGCTGGAATAA